From one Actinomycetota bacterium genomic stretch:
- a CDS encoding phosphoribosyl-ATP diphosphatase, giving the protein MKTFDELHAELLARVASGDPESGTVAMVNAGVHAIGKKVIEEAAEAWMAAERESDEAVAEEIAQLLYWAQVLMIARGISLNDVYGKL; this is encoded by the coding sequence ATGAAAACCTTTGATGAATTGCATGCTGAACTACTAGCACGCGTGGCAAGTGGCGACCCAGAGTCGGGAACCGTTGCCATGGTCAATGCTGGAGTCCACGCAATCGGTAAGAAGGTAATTGAAGAGGCCGCCGAAGCTTGGATGGCCGCTGAACGCGAATCAGATGAGGCCGTAGCAGAAGAAATAGCCCAACTTTTGTACTGGGCGCAAGTTTTGATGATTGCTCGGGGCATCAGCCTTAATGATGTGTACGGAAAGTTGTAG
- a CDS encoding 6,7-dimethyl-8-ribityllumazine synthase — translation MSSSGSPDISVQLPANTKVTIVAASWHEEVMNGLIASAVRTIELSGASANLVRVPGTFELSLGAQAAISAGADAVVALGVVIRGGTPHFDYVCQAVTDGINRVSLDTNVPIGFGVLTCDTEEQALDRAGLTQSKEDKGAQAAQAALAMLQVLNNFKNA, via the coding sequence ATGAGTTCTTCAGGTAGCCCCGATATTTCAGTGCAGTTGCCCGCTAACACCAAAGTGACAATCGTGGCCGCATCTTGGCACGAAGAAGTCATGAATGGCTTGATCGCCAGTGCAGTTCGCACAATCGAACTTTCCGGTGCCAGTGCCAACTTAGTCCGGGTTCCAGGCACCTTTGAACTTTCGCTTGGGGCCCAGGCAGCCATTTCCGCTGGGGCGGATGCAGTAGTTGCCCTAGGAGTTGTCATCAGAGGTGGAACGCCACATTTTGATTATGTTTGCCAAGCAGTAACGGATGGCATAAATCGAGTCAGTCTCGATACAAATGTGCCCATCGGTTTCGGGGTGCTAACCTGCGACACCGAGGAGCAAGCACTAGACCGCGCCGGCTTGACACAAAGTAAAGAGGATAAGGGTGCTCAAGCTGCTCAAGCTGCCCTGGCAATGTTGCAAGTTCTGAATAATTTCAAAAACGCCTAG